From Bermanella sp. WJH001:
AAATTGCAGGATAAACAAGCAATGCTTGAATCAACAACACCAAGACCACTGTGCCAAAGTAAACCGATAACTCTGCAATGGCACTTAAACCTTGGCGCGCAAATAAAGTAAATAAAAGAGCAAACACACCATAAGGGGCCAGTTTCATTAACATGGTGACCAGATTCAGCACCACGGTATTCCAATCTTCAAAATTCATGCGGATACGCTGACCCGCTTCACCACTGTGATTCATTGCCATGCCTAATAACAACGCGAACACAATGATTTGTAACATTTTACCCTCAGCCATGGCGGCAATCGGGTTGCTAGGGAAAATATCAATCATCACCTGAGCAAACGAGCTGCCCTGATTAATATTCACCGATGCGTTACTGGTTAAATTCGCCCCTACACCTGGCTCAAACAACCAAGCACAGCCCATGGCCAGAGAGATCGCCACAGCGGTCGTAAACAAATACAAGGCTAAGGTTTTTCCGCCTAGCCGGCCCAATTGCTTACCTGAACCTAAACTAGCCGCACCACAAACCAGTGACACCAAAACCAATGGCACCACTAATAATTTTAATGTGGCCACAAACACCTTGCCCACAATAAAAAATAATCCCCCCACGAGCCAATCATTGAGAACAACATCCACCCAAGGATTCATTCCCATAATCCATTGCGCACAGGCACCCAGAATAATCGCCAGTACCATTGCAATGAGTATTTGCTGAGTCAGCCCGTGAGGATGTTTCATGATTATTTCTTTTTATTAGGTTTTAAGTATTTAGTTAAACCTTGAAACCACATCACTTCAGCAAAGTTACCGCTGATCACTAAGTCTTTATTTTGGATACCGGCCATAAATGCGTTTTTGTCTTTAGCCGTTAAGATGGCCATACCTGTGGCTGCATCTTTAAAACTTAGAGTGAAGGTTGGCTCTTTGGTTAAACCCGCAGAAGATTTCACCTTACCATCTTTCACAGTGAAGTTGCGACCGCTGCCGCTTTCGGTTTGAATTTGGAAAACCAAATCTTTACCGGCAATGTATTCAGCACAAGCTGGGTTATTTTTTGCTGCTTTTTTTAGTAATTGGGAGAACACCCACAGTAAAAACTTAAACTTCAACATGGTTAGCCACTTTTAATAATTAGTAATAAGAATGTAACAACGCGTAACGCGTCGCGGCATCATATCATGGACAAGGGCTACATCAATCTTAGGAGAGGTTTTGCTCAGCCCTGTTTTGTTTTAAAACAGGGCCTGAACAAGGAGAGGTTTAGCCGTTTACTGCATCTTTTAAGGCTTTACCTGGTTTAAAGCCCACAGAGTTGCTGGCTTTAATGGTGATGGCTTCACCAGTTTGAGGGTTTTTACCTTGGCGTTCAGCACGATGCTTCTGCACAAAGCTACCAAAGCCCACAAGGCTAACTGGGTCATTTTTACGAAGTGACTCAGTGATTTGGTCTGTAATGATGGTGATGATCTCAGCGGCTTTGTCTTTGCTGATATCAGCTTGGTCTGCTACATACGCAGCTAATTCAGGTTTACGCATTTTACGATCCGATTTTTTATTGTTTTTATTACGCCAGCATAACTGGCAATTCCTTGTTCAAAGCCATCTTTTCAGCAACACAGTCCCCGGTCAAGGCATAACCCAGCAAATTACCGCCAGAATCTTTAAAAAGCGCCTTAATATG
This genomic window contains:
- a CDS encoding helicase translates to MLKFKFLLWVFSQLLKKAAKNNPACAEYIAGKDLVFQIQTESGSGRNFTVKDGKVKSSAGLTKEPTFTLSFKDAATGMAILTAKDKNAFMAGIQNKDLVISGNFAEVMWFQGLTKYLKPNKKK
- a CDS encoding dicarboxylate/amino acid:cation symporter; amino-acid sequence: MKHPHGLTQQILIAMVLAIILGACAQWIMGMNPWVDVVLNDWLVGGLFFIVGKVFVATLKLLVVPLVLVSLVCGAASLGSGKQLGRLGGKTLALYLFTTAVAISLAMGCAWLFEPGVGANLTSNASVNINQGSSFAQVMIDIFPSNPIAAMAEGKMLQIIVFALLLGMAMNHSGEAGQRIRMNFEDWNTVVLNLVTMLMKLAPYGVFALLFTLFARQGLSAIAELSVYFGTVVLVLLIQALLVYPAILTVLARLNPIMFLNKMRNVQLFAFSTASSNATLPVTMRTVEKRLGVDNRVASFSLPLGATLNMDGTAIMQGVATVFIAQAYGIQLDAMDFLTVIATATLASIGTAGVPGVGLVMLSMVLTQVGLPVEGIALIIGVDRLLDMMRTAVNVTGDATVTCVVAKSEQQLDEVVFNDPDVALVDEDVVLAKGKA
- a CDS encoding HU family DNA-binding protein; its protein translation is MRKPELAAYVADQADISKDKAAEIITIITDQITESLRKNDPVSLVGFGSFVQKHRAERQGKNPQTGEAITIKASNSVGFKPGKALKDAVNG